The following proteins are encoded in a genomic region of Prosthecobacter sp.:
- a CDS encoding c-type cytochrome — MPLRSFLLVVLLTQPVLAQTGTVPADRPRSRPPSALTGWADWEKGEALLKRIQVPPAPVLSAEDEAKTFKLAPGYRAELVACEPMVQCPIFFEFDPAGRIWVVEYQGYMRDVQGSGEGDPICRVVVLEDTDGDGKADKSTVFLDKLVMPRSFAFVKGGILLQEPPKLWFCEDKDGDLRCDQRTEVGTMGVGGNPQHTANGLRRGIDNWLHCADWPHRYQWQDGKLIDEPTLHRGQFGVSFDETGRFISCYENSAMHMDLLPAEVILRHPNLAKLAQRGGRGSFGVNVNVAKDAAECFPIRVTPAVTLGALELRDDGRLRTYTIVSGTCYYDGDQFPPEMHGNVFVPDSAGHLVGTLKLTKGIAPQATRFFPPEQELIASTDERFRPVNARVGPDGALYLADMYHGIIEHVIFIVPWLTKQIEQRKLYEGNDHGRIWRIVSDTPRAEGKERRVGMEKWSDGELVEALGHPNGWQRNTAQRLLVERGDAAAVPLLEKVIQKVNPPAMQMLHALWTLDGLKALKEEHLVMAVIHEDVRVRAAVARFSRGRLYSLLNPDEDPLVKLHAALAISAKGDRKTLPLLAEHLTHHEDDLNRIAVMTGLHGAETAMLDLLLKREDWQKESAHRRETLRLLTQLICMDDQHGAVVTRIERVANWQREALVDGLLATQPNDPRQIKPVTLTEKPKFLDELATNREIAARERLQRLRMCLTWPGAENVVTLNRKQPLSAAAQKQIERGALVYQSVCGLCHQPTGYGIPNVAPPLAESEWATGEPERLIRIALHGLYGEIEVNRQKWNLAMPGQGANPALDDSKLADVLSYVRNAWGNEASVIEFAQVAAVREQTKTRKMPWTADTLMQVDVKDGNAIQADADGVLLLPASAAKTYGQKLAYRPSLNVLAPWRIDTDMAEWLIRVPTEGDYEVLVTLAADEASAGDAYVVEAENASVKGVVQATGGYESFKEQSAGTIKLKAGVQSLLMRPEGALKQELADVRAVRLRRK; from the coding sequence ATGCCGCTCCGCTCGTTTCTGCTCGTTGTCCTGCTCACCCAACCAGTCCTCGCACAAACCGGCACGGTTCCCGCCGATCGTCCGCGATCACGTCCCCCATCGGCGCTGACCGGCTGGGCAGACTGGGAGAAGGGCGAGGCATTGCTGAAGCGCATCCAGGTGCCGCCTGCGCCGGTGCTTTCGGCAGAAGACGAAGCGAAGACGTTCAAGCTGGCACCGGGCTACCGCGCGGAGCTGGTGGCGTGTGAGCCGATGGTGCAGTGCCCGATCTTCTTTGAGTTTGATCCCGCGGGGCGCATCTGGGTGGTCGAATACCAAGGCTACATGCGCGATGTGCAGGGCAGCGGCGAGGGCGATCCGATCTGCCGCGTGGTGGTGCTGGAGGACACGGATGGTGATGGCAAGGCGGACAAGAGCACGGTGTTTCTCGACAAGCTGGTGATGCCGCGCAGTTTTGCCTTCGTGAAGGGCGGCATCCTGCTCCAGGAGCCACCGAAGCTGTGGTTCTGCGAGGACAAAGATGGCGATCTGCGCTGCGACCAGCGCACCGAAGTCGGCACGATGGGCGTGGGTGGGAATCCGCAGCACACGGCGAATGGCTTGCGCCGAGGCATCGACAACTGGCTGCACTGCGCGGACTGGCCGCATCGCTATCAATGGCAGGACGGCAAACTCATCGACGAGCCGACGCTGCATCGCGGACAATTCGGCGTGAGCTTTGATGAAACGGGTCGCTTCATCTCCTGCTACGAAAACAGCGCCATGCACATGGACCTGCTCCCGGCGGAGGTGATCCTGCGGCATCCGAATCTGGCGAAGCTGGCTCAGCGTGGCGGTCGTGGCAGCTTCGGCGTGAATGTGAACGTGGCAAAGGACGCGGCGGAGTGCTTTCCCATCCGCGTGACACCGGCGGTGACGCTCGGGGCCCTGGAGCTGCGCGATGATGGCCGCCTGCGCACCTACACCATCGTGTCCGGCACCTGCTACTACGATGGGGATCAGTTTCCACCAGAGATGCACGGCAACGTGTTCGTGCCGGACTCGGCGGGACATTTGGTCGGCACGTTGAAGCTCACGAAGGGCATCGCTCCACAAGCGACGCGCTTCTTTCCGCCTGAACAGGAGTTGATCGCCAGCACCGACGAGCGTTTCCGCCCGGTGAATGCCCGCGTCGGTCCCGATGGCGCGCTTTATCTTGCCGACATGTATCACGGCATCATCGAGCACGTTATTTTCATCGTGCCGTGGCTGACGAAGCAGATCGAGCAGCGCAAACTCTACGAAGGCAATGATCACGGGCGCATCTGGCGGATCGTGAGTGACACGCCGAGGGCGGAGGGCAAAGAGCGGAGAGTCGGAATGGAGAAATGGAGTGATGGAGAGTTGGTGGAAGCGCTCGGACATCCGAATGGGTGGCAGCGGAACACGGCGCAGCGGCTGCTGGTGGAGCGCGGAGATGCAGCGGCGGTGCCGCTGCTGGAGAAGGTGATTCAAAAGGTGAATCCACCGGCCATGCAGATGTTGCATGCGCTTTGGACACTGGATGGTCTGAAGGCCTTGAAAGAGGAGCACCTCGTCATGGCCGTCATTCATGAGGATGTGCGAGTGCGGGCTGCGGTAGCCCGCTTCAGCAGAGGACGGCTCTATTCCTTGTTGAACCCAGATGAAGATCCTCTCGTGAAGCTCCACGCCGCCTTGGCGATCAGCGCGAAGGGGGATCGCAAGACGCTGCCGCTCCTTGCTGAGCATCTGACGCATCATGAGGATGACTTGAACCGCATCGCGGTGATGACGGGGCTGCATGGCGCGGAGACGGCGATGCTGGATCTGCTGCTGAAACGTGAGGATTGGCAGAAGGAGTCGGCACATCGGCGCGAGACGCTGCGATTGCTCACCCAACTCATCTGCATGGACGATCAGCATGGTGCGGTAGTCACTCGCATCGAGCGAGTGGCGAACTGGCAGCGCGAGGCGCTGGTGGATGGCCTTCTGGCGACACAACCGAATGATCCACGCCAGATCAAGCCGGTGACGCTGACGGAGAAACCGAAGTTTCTCGATGAACTGGCCACGAATCGCGAGATTGCTGCGCGTGAACGGCTCCAGCGTCTGCGCATGTGCCTGACGTGGCCGGGTGCGGAGAACGTGGTGACTTTGAACCGCAAGCAACCGCTGAGCGCTGCCGCGCAGAAGCAGATCGAGCGTGGTGCGCTGGTGTATCAAAGCGTGTGCGGTCTTTGTCATCAACCGACCGGCTACGGCATCCCCAACGTGGCACCGCCGTTGGCGGAGAGCGAGTGGGCCACGGGCGAGCCGGAGCGGCTCATCCGCATCGCTTTGCATGGCTTGTATGGTGAGATCGAGGTGAACCGGCAGAAGTGGAACCTTGCCATGCCCGGCCAGGGCGCGAATCCGGCGCTGGATGACTCGAAGCTGGCCGATGTGCTCAGCTATGTGCGCAATGCCTGGGGCAATGAAGCGAGTGTCATTGAATTCGCTCAAGTGGCGGCGGTGCGTGAGCAGACCAAGACACGCAAGATGCCCTGGACGGCGGACACGCTCATGCAGGTGGATGTGAAAGACGGCAACGCGATCCAGGCCGATGCGGATGGCGTTTTGCTGCTTCCTGCCAGCGCGGCGAAGACCTACGGCCAGAAACTGGCCTATCGTCCCTCGCTGAATGTGCTCGCGCCCTGGCGCATCGACACGGACATGGCGGAGTGGTTGATCCGAGTGCCGACAGAGGGGGACTACGAGGTGCTGGTGACCTTGGCGGCAGATGAAGCCTCCGCTGGCGACGCGTATGTCGTCGAGGCCGAAAACGCGAGTGTGAAAGGTGTGGTGCAGGCCACGGGCGGCTATGAGAGCTTCAAAGAGCAGTCAGCGGGCACGATCAAGCTCAAGGCGGGTGTGCAATCCCTGCTGATGCGGCCGGAAGGAGCGTTGAAGCAGGAACTGGCGGATGTGCGGGCAGTGAGGCTGAGGCGGAAATGA
- a CDS encoding DUF6804 family protein, whose translation MQPHRLAPLVAVAAFIGAASLPYGYYQFLRVVVCSWAVWALVESWKTEKGVMRWLLIGMALLFNPIRPMHFTKAVWACMDVATGAALLWYWNRGATKQRE comes from the coding sequence ATGCAACCTCATCGCCTTGCCCCTTTGGTAGCCGTGGCTGCTTTCATCGGTGCAGCATCGTTGCCTTACGGCTACTATCAGTTCTTGCGGGTCGTGGTCTGTTCCTGGGCTGTCTGGGCGCTGGTAGAATCGTGGAAGACGGAAAAGGGCGTTATGCGGTGGCTCTTGATTGGGATGGCTCTGCTGTTTAATCCCATTCGCCCCATGCATTTCACCAAAGCGGTCTGGGCATGCATGGACGTTGCCACAGGTGCGGCGCTTCTATGGTATTGGAATCGAGGCGCTACGAAACAGCGGGAATAG
- a CDS encoding exonuclease domain-containing protein yields MQHTDWIILDTETTGFAAPIHVVELAAQRMRGWEPIGEPFRKLLNQNVDIPPDAARVHGYTREILERDGEPAAAVHAAFADYVNGLPLVAYNLDYDLEQVLKPEWARLKIAPIGSAGFCALRLAHRLLDPVPAGNCKLETLRQYYHLPERGAHSALGDVLTVADLFTQVLCLIAKQRGLDTWEKLADYAHEEWYPSRLTFGKHKGKSIHDARKNPELREWLEWLAGSTNAKSAGMGRWYLRELEKGPRDADEALFVATEDDEASPDAETHAEGIIIYVHPSLQRLRGLIATSRARLAELEAAYTSEKNHVTALHARVFQRLRRHFEERDRLRLVVSYRRTFLNTLLSEGEEEAERVRDEYNEADARTQQEYKDTEAEMESKRRLSDEEESEVKILWRKLVKLFHPDRFADDPEKQTTYTKLTEAINTAKDSGDLETLRQIADDPAGYILRQGWTAIDLGDTDELDQLQKLLHSLEAEIIAVIEATAALKESTSYELYQIIEQEPEAFDQIIAKQAEGISQEVEQLKAEAERLKEEIIELSGDEASVPG; encoded by the coding sequence ATGCAGCACACCGACTGGATCATCCTCGACACCGAAACGACCGGTTTTGCCGCACCGATTCACGTCGTGGAGCTGGCAGCGCAACGGATGCGGGGCTGGGAACCCATCGGTGAGCCGTTCCGCAAGCTGCTCAACCAAAACGTGGACATCCCGCCGGACGCCGCGCGCGTGCATGGCTACACCCGCGAAATCCTGGAACGCGACGGTGAGCCTGCGGCTGCGGTCCATGCCGCCTTTGCTGACTATGTGAACGGCCTCCCCCTCGTCGCCTACAACCTCGACTACGACCTGGAGCAGGTGCTCAAGCCGGAGTGGGCACGTTTGAAGATCGCGCCCATCGGCAGTGCTGGCTTTTGCGCGCTGCGTCTGGCTCATCGTCTGCTTGATCCGGTGCCTGCGGGCAACTGCAAGCTGGAAACCCTGCGGCAGTATTACCATCTGCCAGAGCGCGGCGCGCACAGTGCTTTGGGTGATGTACTAACGGTGGCAGATTTATTTACGCAGGTTCTCTGCCTCATCGCCAAACAGCGCGGATTGGATACCTGGGAGAAGCTGGCCGACTACGCACATGAGGAATGGTATCCCTCGCGTCTGACCTTCGGGAAGCACAAGGGCAAGTCCATCCACGATGCGCGCAAGAATCCCGAACTGCGCGAGTGGCTGGAATGGCTGGCGGGTTCCACCAATGCGAAAAGCGCGGGCATGGGCCGCTGGTATCTGCGCGAACTTGAAAAAGGGCCGCGCGATGCGGACGAGGCGCTATTTGTTGCCACCGAGGACGATGAAGCCAGCCCGGATGCCGAGACGCACGCCGAAGGGATCATCATCTACGTTCACCCCAGCTTGCAGCGGCTGCGTGGCCTGATCGCCACCTCTCGCGCCCGTCTTGCAGAGTTGGAAGCCGCCTACACGTCTGAGAAGAACCACGTCACCGCGCTGCACGCCAGGGTGTTCCAGCGCTTGCGGCGACATTTTGAAGAACGCGATCGACTGCGGCTGGTGGTGAGCTATCGCCGCACCTTTCTCAACACCCTGCTCAGTGAGGGCGAGGAAGAAGCGGAACGGGTGCGTGATGAATACAATGAGGCCGATGCCCGCACCCAGCAGGAATACAAGGACACAGAAGCCGAAATGGAATCCAAGCGGCGGCTGTCCGACGAGGAGGAATCCGAGGTGAAGATCCTGTGGCGCAAGCTGGTGAAGCTGTTTCACCCGGACCGCTTCGCGGATGATCCTGAGAAGCAGACGACCTACACTAAGCTGACGGAAGCCATCAACACGGCCAAAGACAGCGGCGATCTGGAGACGCTGCGACAGATTGCCGATGATCCCGCCGGCTACATCCTGCGCCAGGGCTGGACGGCGATTGATCTCGGTGACACGGACGAACTCGACCAACTGCAAAAGCTCCTCCACAGCCTGGAGGCCGAAATTATTGCCGTCATCGAAGCCACCGCTGCGCTCAAAGAAAGCACCAGCTACGAGTTGTATCAGATCATCGAACAGGAGCCGGAAGCGTTTGACCAGATCATTGCGAAGCAGGCTGAAGGCATCTCCCAGGAAGTAGAACAGCTCAAGGCGGAGGCGGAACGGCTGAAGGAGGAGATCATCGAACTAAGCGGTGATGAGGCATCAGTGCCTGGATGA
- a CDS encoding Precorrin-3B methylase, translating to MPAKKKANAKPLTGAALIKEVCRRIRVARSYWDAHNNRACRGEREKAMALYESLSEVEREKVPQELRVWLRYRSEKYFGDDRTPPGGGKR from the coding sequence ATGCCCGCGAAGAAGAAAGCCAACGCCAAGCCGCTCACCGGTGCCGCTCTCATCAAAGAGGTGTGCCGTCGTATCCGCGTGGCGCGGAGCTACTGGGACGCGCACAACAACCGCGCCTGCCGGGGCGAGCGTGAGAAGGCGATGGCGCTCTACGAGTCATTGAGCGAGGTGGAACGCGAGAAGGTGCCGCAGGAGCTGCGGGTGTGGCTGCGCTACCGAAGCGAGAAATACTTCGGCGATGACCGCACGCCGCCAGGAGGTGGGAAACGATGA
- the rlmF gene encoding 23S rRNA (adenine(1618)-N(6))-methyltransferase RlmF, translated as MSADTKSGLHPRNRFRTRYDFPQLIACSPALAAFVKPNAHGDDSIDYADSQAVKALNQALLKHAYGLQHWDIPPGYLCPPIPGRSDYLHYLADLIFLQRGSEVRVLDIGTGANCIYPLIGASEYGWSFVGAEMDAVALRWAKKIVASNPSVADLIECRLQKSAMQCFHGIFQEGERFDLTMCNPPFHASAAEAAAGTQRKLRNLGGKKEVLNFGGKAGELWCEGGEVAFIRRMIEESVVFAQSCGWFTTLVSKSEHLPRLEKTLRQVKASEVKIIDMAQGQKKSRILAWRFGVGV; from the coding sequence ATGAGCGCAGACACGAAGAGTGGACTGCACCCGCGAAACCGATTCCGCACGCGCTACGACTTCCCACAGCTCATCGCGTGCAGTCCAGCACTGGCCGCTTTTGTGAAACCGAACGCGCATGGCGATGACAGCATTGATTACGCCGATTCGCAGGCGGTGAAGGCGCTGAATCAGGCATTGTTGAAGCATGCGTATGGTTTGCAGCATTGGGACATCCCACCCGGTTATCTCTGTCCGCCGATTCCGGGTCGCAGCGACTACCTGCATTATCTGGCGGATCTGATTTTTCTGCAGCGTGGCTCCGAAGTGCGCGTGCTCGACATCGGCACGGGCGCGAACTGCATCTACCCGCTGATCGGGGCCAGTGAGTATGGCTGGAGCTTTGTCGGTGCGGAGATGGATGCAGTGGCACTGCGTTGGGCGAAGAAGATCGTTGCCAGCAATCCCAGCGTTGCGGACTTGATCGAGTGCCGGCTGCAAAAGTCCGCGATGCAGTGCTTTCACGGCATCTTCCAAGAAGGAGAGCGCTTTGACCTGACGATGTGCAATCCGCCGTTTCATGCCTCGGCAGCGGAAGCGGCAGCAGGAACCCAGCGCAAGCTGCGCAACCTTGGCGGGAAGAAGGAGGTGCTTAATTTTGGCGGCAAAGCAGGCGAGTTGTGGTGCGAGGGCGGCGAAGTGGCCTTTATCCGCCGCATGATCGAGGAGAGCGTGGTCTTTGCGCAGAGCTGTGGGTGGTTCACGACGCTGGTTTCCAAAAGCGAGCATCTGCCGCGCCTCGAAAAGACGCTGCGGCAGGTCAAAGCGAGTGAGGTGAAGATCATCGACATGGCACAGGGCCAGAAGAAGAGCCGCATCCTGGCGTGGAGATTTGGCGTGGGTGTTTGA